The DNA window TGGAGAGTAGAGCAGGGGCTCAGGAAGGagtgtggggtgtcccccccgcccAGCAGAGACCTGGCAAACTCATCCCGTGCTCACCCGTCCCCATGAAGAGCACATCGTAGGAGCGGCCGTCGAGGGCCCGCACCCTGTCCACGGCCAGCCGGCTGTACGCCACGCTCTTCTTCACCAGCAGCGGCTCCCCGCCAGCTGGCTTCACCTCCTCGAACATGAGCGGGTGCAGCTTGACAAAGTCCAGGACGCTGTTGGGCAGGTCCTGCGAGGAGTTGTAGCCCTTCCTGCGGGAGCGGTCCGTGATGCACTGCCCGGGGGAGATGGGGGTCAGGGGGGGATGCGGCCAACCCACGCCCCCCCTGCTCTGCACCCCCGGGCACTCAcggagccgggccggggctcAGGCACCGCACCGTCGTAGCGGGACCACTTGCGAGCCGAGTCCTGGTACTCCATGTAGGGGCCCTCAAAGGCGTGCTGCACCGCTGAGATGCTGTAGCGGCACACGGCTGAGGCTTCCATGGTCCTCCTGCGGGGCAGAGCCCCATCTGAGCCCGGGCAGACACACGGGTGCTCCCCACCGACGCACCCACAGGAGCTCAGCGCCTGCCTGCGCGTCCCCTTGAGCATCTCCGGTCCCCCCTGTGCCGCAGACTTTTAGCCCCAGTCGTTTTGGCCGCTGCCCCACTCACCACTGTGCTGAGAGTGTGAAGGCGGCGTAGAAGACAGTGCTGGCCCAGCTGCCCCCATCCAGGCTGCAGACGCTGCGCAGCACCTCGTAGTAGGGGATGTAGCAGACCAGGCGCGCCTTCATGAAGGACGTCCACTTGCGCTGCAGGATCTTCTTCCCCCCCACGTCACTCTGGGAGGGTGCAGGGAACATTTCTGCACAGGCTGGTGGGTTCCCCTCTGCCCACACCTCAGTTTCCTCCAAGGTGCAGACACAGCCCCTGCACCAGGAGGAGCAGCGCTCGGCTCCCCATGGCTGGAGACGTGCCTACCTTGCAGACACGGGCCACCCGGGCCACTCGGGCCACCTGGCTCTTGTCGAAGAAGGATGTGGTCTCCTCACCCGCCCGCTCCGTGAAGAAGTAGTAGATTTTGTCATCGTCACCCACAGGGCTGTCCTTGCTCTCCTGGACCAGCACGGAGGCCACAAACTCAGCATCTGGGGGACACGGAGCAAGAGGTGGAGATTGGGGACCCACCACGGGACGGGGGATCCCTCCTTGCCTCAGTCTCCTCTCATGGCAAACCACACAGGACCCCAGGACCACCCCCTACCCCTATTCCACACTCCCTGAGGCGATGCATGGTGTCCCACAGCCCATGACGCTGGTCCTGCGGGGGACAGGGATGTCTCACCATTCAGCCAGTGCAGCGGGGACTCCTCTGTCTTCAGCGGCCGCTGGTGCAGGTTCCTCCGGATGTCGGGGAGGCTCCGAAACTCATAGCGTGTGGCCGTGTACAAGCCGCCGTCTGGGCAAGGCAGGCACAGCAGGCACCCATCAGCTTGTCCCCGAACCTCGGTGACAGCCCAAAGAGCCACCAGCATCCCGGTGCCccaagcagagaaggaagaggaggaagaccAAGTCCTGGCTTGCTAAGGCCCCTGCACACAGAGCCCACCCAGGAACATCCCATGGGGGCATTGGGGATGGGGCCAAGGTCGGTGGCATCCAgcctgtccctgccagccctAGGAAAGGCGCCACTTACCTACGATGAGGCCGGTGTAGCCACGGGCAGGGTCGTACGGGCACTTCTCCTTGCCTTCCTCAAAATGAGATGGCAACATGAACCTGTCAGCATCCTTGAGTAGGACAGGGGACCGGGTTAGACAGGAGGGGACAGACCAGCCTCGCCTGCCAGTTCCAGCCTCTGCAGAGGCTGCTAGCCCGGACGAAGCGATGCCCACAGCTGAGCACTCATCTGGGCAATACAAACCCCCTCTGGCACCCACCAGCTGGTCAGAAACCACACAGACAGCCAGAGCCCCCAGCCAAGAGCGGGGAGAGGGCTCaggggggaaggggagccccGGCACCCCACTTTGGCATCACATGGGCACCGGGCAGGAGCCAGCCAGCGCAGGTGATATTCCTGGGCTGTGCCTGGTCAGCAGACactgcccagccaggctgggTCCCCCCAGGTGATGTCCCTGTCATGGCAGGAGTTATTTTCTTTGGGGTTTACAGTTCAAAGCGTGTCAAATAATGACGAGGCCCTTCCAGCTTGGCAGCTCCTCCGCCTCACTCCCAGGGTGTGCAACGGCCAAACCGGACCAGCGGCATGGCCATGGGAATGGGCACGGCCCCTCCAGGGCTCCCCGGCCACGCTGGGGACACAGCCCCAGGCCCCTTTGCCTCCCCAGCTCAGGGAGCGAGGTGGGAAAAGGGCAGCCAAGTCACCGAGAAGCCACTGCACAGGGGTGaaagtcctgctgctgggggacGTGGCTGCCCCCATCCACTCTGCCGTGAGTCACGGCCACGCAGGgaccccccggcccggcccgggaaATCCCTGGGGAGGGGCCGCTGAGTCAGCCCCACCACTGTCACCCTCCCTGCCACTGTCACCCTCCCCAGGCACGCTTGCCACCGGCCACAAACCAGTCTGCAGCCCCTGCTTTGGGAAGGAACCCTGCAACAGCAGGGACTGGGGACCAGCTCCAGAGCTGCACCTCCCACCCCACTGGCCCCACTGAGCCCACGTGTCCCTCCCATGGCACCAATCCCTCCCCTGGCCGCCTTGCTATGGGGTCAGAGTCCAACCTCAGCGCCAGGGTGGGGACTTTGGGCACCTGCGTCATAGTGGCTGCGTCCCCACACCAACTCACCCCAGCCTGGGGGTCACTCGCCTCCCCCCCGAGCCagggagggactgggatgggggCAGAAAGGGAGCGGGGCTGCGGTGGAGATGGTGGGAGAGGACAAGGGATGCATCACCCCAGGGTGGCACGGTGGCAGGGGACAGGTGACAGCCATGGGGCCGAGCGGTACTCACGATGGCGGCGCAGAGTGGGTGGAAGGCGTAGGTCCCGCAGGCGTAGAGGTGGGTGCTGTTCAGCCTCTGCAGAAACCGCACGTGGTTGAAGCACTCGGTCTGTGGAAGGGGAGGACAGGCATCACCACCTGGGGAAAGCAGCGgcggccccccccagcacctggcACCCACCCACCGGCTCTACCTTGTTGTTTTTGCCCTTCTGCAGGCAGTCCATCTGCTTCTCCGGGGAGGCTTCCCAGTGGATCTGCAAGGGGAAGAGGGACTGCCACTGTGTGACCCCCCATCACTGCATGGTCCCCCTGTCACTGCAAGCTCCAGCCTCTGCCAGAACCGTCAGAGATGCTAAAATCCTCTTTAAATTTATTTAGAGAGGGGATGGCTGCTCAAAGCACAAGACAGCAttctgcctgcatccccccaaCCCAGGGCGAGAGTGGTCCCACACCCCAACCTGTGGGCAGAAACCCCAGAGCACCCATAGGAGCCTGGAGGATTTTGGGATGTCCTCCCCAGGGGGAGTAAAGGGGTACacttccctcctgcccctcaTCTTGCCAGAATGTCCCTGAAGCAGGCAGCTCTGAGCTTGGGGACATCTCCCACCACTGTCCCCacactgcctggctggggagaAGGATCAGGTGTCCACAGGGGACCTGGGGACAGACCTGGGGACAGAACCTCCAGGCAAGTCCTGAGACGGCGAGTAGGAGGATGAGCAGGGATAGGGTGGCCACAATTCGGGCAGGGACTGGGCAGCGTGAGACAGGAGGGGACAAACAGCCGGTGGTAGGCAGAGGCCGGGCTCACCGTGCGGTGGGAGCCGTCGGCCACATCACTGGAGTTGAGGGCGAAGATGGCTCCCCTGGCACCCACGTAGAGGATGCCCCGGTCGTCCTCCAGCAGCAGGGTGCTGTAGTTGAGGGTGCGTCCACTGAAGTGCCGGATGCCTGACAGCTCTGCAAAGGGAACAGGGGGCTGAGGGAGGACCCCAGGGCAGACACGGCACAAGCCACTGGGAAAAGACAGAGGATGGAGCTGGGAGCAGGTGAGAAGGCACCCACCAAGGTTATCGGGCAGATGGAGCCAGGTGAAGCGGTtacagaaggaggaaaggaagaggggaGGTTCAGTAGGAGGTGAAAGGCACTAATTGGGCTCAGGCTCACAGGGGAAATTTCTCCCCACTAATTAAAACGGCAGCTCAGGGGTAGCTCAGGGGTGGGAGCTGTGATGTTCATGTCCAGCACGGACCTGCCATGCTGTTTGGGGAACCGCTGGAGGAAGCGAAAACATGCTAGCAGCGACCCTGGCTCTGAACCAAACCTAATCAGCCCAAAAGGAAGGATGCAAAAAACCTGAACCAAAACTGCCGTGCAAGGGGAGGGCTCCCACAGCGAGGCTGGGCACTCCCTGTCCAATGAACTAGAGAAACCATTCGATTTGGGGTGCTGAGAGGTGGGAGGTGGGATTCAGCCCTGGCCAGAGGGAGCCCAAGCCAGGCTTGGACACTCCTGCCACAGGAGGAGAAAGTCTCATGGGGTTTGGGACCCCAGAGGCAGCTGGGGAAGGAATGACCCCCCTGAAAGGAGTCATTGCCTGGGGAGAAAAGGGCACCCCAGCTGTAAATGAAACCCTCTCTTGCCATTGACCACTGAGCTGGGCTTCACTAATGAGGTCAACGAAGTTGTGTGGATGCCCAAGGCACGATGACATTGTGGGGCTGGCTGACACCACAAAGGCTGAAGGACAAGAGCCTGGTGGCAATTAGACAAAATCATGGAAGAAAGCTTCCTGCTGACTATCTGGGCCATTAGAGCCCAGCCCAGGGATGATGCCTGGCTCAGGACACCCTCCAAGggctgctgggcagggctgggggctggccaGGGCTAGGTTCCTGGACACCCTTGTCTCCCCCCGGCTTTTGGGGGCCTTTGCTCTGCTCCATCCCTTGGGGCACATTGAATCCAGGCACTCAACACCAGACAGACACGTGGGCTCCGATTTTTGGAGCCCAGGGGACCTGCAGCCACTGTAGCCACCCCGCCATGCTGAGCACCCCGCTCTGGGGAGCTGGCGAAGGCTGAACACAGTCACGATGCACCAAACCCAGTGCCAGCAAGATCCCAaacctcaccaccaccaccatgacCTGCACCCCCTTACCATCAAAGGTGACCGTTGTCCTGGGGGTGGCATCCAGGTCGGTGGCAGACCGCCGTGACGGGTAGCCCATTGCCACCGCCACGAAGAGGGCCATCAGGAGATGGGCCGTGCCTCTGCTCATCTTCCCGTTCCCCCGGCGAGGGCAGCTGCCCAGCCTGCTGCCTCCAGGCCGGCACAGCCGATCCTCAGGATGGGCTCCCCAGCTCCCCGAGACAGGGCCAGCTGCCAAACCCTCCTGAAACACAAAGCACCGGGTCAGATGCTCCTGCTGTCGCCAGCACCTCACAAGCAAGTGGACTTGAGAAGGAGCCAGCTGCGCACATGCATGGACGCTTGACCGGGCATGGCCTCGGCCCCGGGACAGCTTTAGGGTAAAGCAAATCCTTGTTTGctgaaggagaaactgaggcacggtgcAAGGCACCAagcctgcagccagcacaggTCAGGGAGGAGAGTTTGAGTGGAGCGACCCTCCACAGCATCCCCCTGGCTCAGCATCTGctccatggcagcagcagcagttgcttGCTGGGAGCTTGGTTCAGTTGCTTGGAGGTTCATTTTCCTCCAGGTCTGCTCTGGGCTCCTCCCTCCTTTGCTCCCAGCcatctcctcctgcagctcccccTGACTGAAGGATATGCTGTGGCAGAGACAGCGATCCCCCATTGCATTTTCACACCTGAAAAGCAGGCACACTCCCAAAAAAAGAGAGCGAGGCGTGGGGCCAAGCCCCTCTGCAGGTTTCTTGGCACATTGGGGTACCCCAAGCCCCACTccccagagcagctgcagcaggacaaGCAGTGGGGGGGCTCCCAGGGAGCCCAAGGGCTCTGCTCCTTCCTGAAAGCACAGCTGGCCATCTCTTGCTGCGCAAGATGCTTGTCCCCAGTTTTGCTCTTCCTGAAATGATGAGACTCCTGAGGACAGAGGTGCGGGGAAGGATGCTGCAGGCATGCAGCGATGCAGGGCAAAGGAAAACCCATACAAGAGCTGCTTGGCATCTTCATCAGGTCTTTTCAAGAGAGAACAGTTTTCCCCTTGCAGTGTTTTTCCATGagatttcagtttctctttcatcCCAAGCTGTCTTGAAGTTCAGTGTCTACCTCGGCTCTCGCTTTCATGCATCCAATCCCCCCTGAATAAAccctctgcctctcccagctACTTCAGGGAAAGCCACTGGTTCATTTTGCAGACACTAAGGAGGAAGGAGACAACCAGGTATCTCTGAGCAGGAGACCTCCCCATAAAGTGACCAGAACCTATAGATTTGCTTAGGGTTGgaggttttttatatatataaaccaaATACCTGTCCTGTAGAGAAGCTGTTCAAACACGCTTGCTGCAGACAGTTTCCCTGAAGCAAATACCTTGCCGGGTCTCAGGCAGAGGGGAGGTAAAACCAAAGTGAAACGGAAGTGAAAAGGGCTTTGGGGCCGAAAAGGAGAAGCGAGGGGCTGGATGTGAGATCCAGCCATAGTCCCGGAACCTGCATTAAACCGCAGTTTCCTTCGGGGGGTGGGTTCAGACCCAGAGCTCACACCTGCGCTAGCTGCTGCCCTGGAGCATCCCAGGAATTGGGCAGCAGGGACACGTGCCACCCGCTCCCTCCTGCCTTGTTGCCGCCCATGCACAGGCCCAGCACAGAGCACCCTTACAGCACCCAGCCCCGGGAGTGGGCAGCATGCTGCCTGTGGGGCTGAGCTCCCCAGGGAGCAGAGGACGCCAACCCCAGGGAGCAGAGGACAAGCCCTGTCCAGACCAAGGGTCTGCCCATGAGCGATGGGCCTGGCAGGGTGATGCAAGGCAGGTGAGTAGTGGTGGAGGTCAATGGGAAACAAGTTGCTTTGGTGGCACCATGTCTGGCACAAACCAAACACAAGAAGCTTTTTGGGCAAAGCAAGTGGTGGGGTCACATCTGGAGCACCAAAACACCTGAAAGTGTtccagccagccccaggctgACACCTCTCCATCCTGCCAGCAGGACCGAGCCAACCCAGCAGCTGTGGGGACCCTTCCCCAGGCCACGGTGCCAGGACACGAGCCTGGAATCACGCACAAGCCACAAGAACTGCCGTGCACctgggctgggagagcagaggggaggagaaacCTTCTTACAACAAGGCAAACAACAATCTCTAATAAATGAGTAACAGCCCTGCGAGCTGCCTGCACGCTGCCAGGCATCCTCGCCTTATCTACCCCGAACAAACAAGTCCTGAACTTTGCCTGCTGTCCAGCTCTGGGCGCGACGGGGATTGGAGGCAGGAGCACGGCCAGGAAGGGAGGCAGGGATGGTACTTATTGCAGGGCAAGCATCGCGCTGAGAGCCAGACCTGGCTAACATTTAACCAGTGTGAGCACTGAGCCagcatggggggaaaaaataaaaataataaattaagctgtgaggctgtgcagggttcctagctgggcaggggcaggggggagcagcctcccctgcagctggggctgggctccTCCGCTTTTTGCAGGTAAGCAACTACACCCATTTCCAAAGGCTCCTTTGCCCGAGATCAGATGTAACTTTGTCCTAAAGGACATTTAATCAGTTAGCTGTAAGAGTCAGTTAATATTTGACTCAAAGGGAAGGGCTGCTCCaagcttctctgttttcttttaattatgttttattcttCATTCCTAGGGTGGGGgagaaagagcaagaaggaaCTGAAACCATCTTTGCCCCCCCCTCAGATTGtcaccccaggctgcagctgcaccAAACACCCCCAAACCCATCATCTTCACCTTGGCAGGGTGCAAGTTCAAAGCTCTGGGCAAAGGCAAGAGCCGGCAGCCGGGGTGGGAGGCAGAGGTCTTGGTCTGTAGGACTCACCAGTCGAGCTGGGGGCGGCTGGATTGCTCAAGCCCAGCACTTCCATGGGAAATGGGGAAAACCCATGAGGGGAAACACCGCAGAGAGTCTTCTCTGGGGAAGGGACACAAAAGGAGAAGAAGAGGCcgaaaagcagcagcagttccaatgaaATCTGGggtttaagagaaaaactgcccAGAAAAGCCAATCCCATCCCCAGGTGTGAGCTCCCAAGCCCCTCGGCACCTCACCTACTTCCCAGCACAGGGGGAGCCGACATAGGACCCGAAACCCggtcccagctcctgccccagccgGCAACGCTGAAGAAGAAGGGTGGTGGAGGCAGGATCCAGCTGCGGGGCTTACAGCCACCCCGAGAGCAGGGCAAAACCAGGAACCAGCCGCTCTAACTGCAACGTGCAACGTCCACGGGGGCCAAAGCCCACACTCCTACTGCTGGCTATCAGTGCTCCGGCGGGCTGCAGCCACGGctcccagcacagagctgagTGAGCCCGGCCCAGGCACCAGCTCCCACCGGCGGGACGGGTTTGCTGGTCCCCGGGGAACACCAGGAAAGCAGCGGGGCGGCGGAGGCTTGCAGGCGTGCGCGAGCGCGCAGGGGAGCGAGCGAGTGAGCCCTGGTCAGGTCTGACTGGGTTTACTGGGTCACGACGGAAGCTGTGCAAGCGTGACTGTGCCAGCCTCAGTCTCCCACCGGCAGCCAGCCGGCACAGCACACCCAAACGAACCGGCCCAGTCGGCACCTCCTTAAAATCCCCACAACCAGCATCTCTGGAGGCGCAAAAACCTTTTGATGAGTGAATTTCCTGGTGGCAGGTCTTGCCAACCTGGATGCAGTCAAAGAAACCAGACAAAGCTGCCGCACCCCTTGATGGCCGCTGCaccgggagctgctgctggccacTGGTGGTCCCTTCCCGCTGCCCCGTGGTCCTCAAAGCCACAAGGCGGCAAAACCAGGGAGCAAGAGCTACAAGCTGCAGTGCAGGGaagctgcactgtcagaggggcTGGCAAATATGGAGGGACCTCAGCTGGGGTCTTATGGGACCCCCATGGCTGTTCCCTCAGCGGCACAGCTGAAAATGATGATGGCTTTTCAATTCAAAAGGAACCTGGGAGAAAGAATGGAAACGCTGTGTGGGAGCAGCCCTTCTCCGGCTCACCCCCAGCATCCATCCTGGATGGCAGGACAGAGATTTGCAGAGCAGGACTGGACacttccccatcctgctgttcCGTGGACAGCTTGTGGTTGCTCTACCAAGCTCTAGTAAAGCCCAAGCAGGTTCCTGGAACGGCTGCCAGacctttctcccctccttgtgGGCTGCCCCTCTTGGCGCTGTGCATTCCTACGAGCAAGGGCTGCTGTCTGCCCCGTGGAGGCCAGGATTTCCAGCAGGTCTCCTCCAGGTTACAGCGTTGCAAAACAGCCTTAAAACTCCCAGCAGGGACTGCACCAGGAGACACCATTTACACTTTGTTTTTTCACAGTGGCCCAGCTCAGGCGCTCCAAACCCCGCGCAGCCAATTCAGCTTTACTCATCAGGGCCAAGCCCGGCACGTGACCATCCCCCAGTCCCCTCGGCTCCCCAGCCACTTGCTCCCCCAGCCGCGTTCCCACTGGCCCAGCACCGTTTTACCCCTCCAGGGACCCGCACAAGTTGCCCTCAGGTTCAGCTGAAACAGTCTGACCTGTTCCCGGCGCGGGGTGCAGGGGGAAAGGCGCCCGCCCCGGGGGACAAGGCGGGGAGAGCTCCCAGCTCCCAGGCGTGGGAACAAGCCAAGGAATTACGGGAAAAGAGCCATCCCGCGAGAGACCAGCCTGGCCTCTGCCTGGCTGCGAGCGTGGCGCATTTCGGGCCCCCCTTCCCCGAAGCCAGCAGACCTTGGGTGGGAAATCCTGCGAGATGTGGGAAGAGGAGCTGGGATGGAGGTTGCCAGGCAACTTTAATTCAGCCCTTGACGAACTTCCAGTACTTTGCTCCTGCTGTGGAGCCCAACCAGCAAATGATAAAATATCAGGTTCACCTCGACTCCCTGATGTGTATCTGTCCGTCCATCCACCCATCACAGGAGCTTGGTCATGGccctgtccccagggtgcccTGCAAGGCAACGGGTCCCTCCTGGCAGCATCCCTGAAGGCCAGCCCGGGATGAGCTGCCCTTCCCGGCAGAGATTTGCAGGGGCAGGATTTGACCCGTGGGACTGTGCTGGCGCTGCTGCACAGATATTTCTCAACCAGCCGGGATTTTTGtcaacaacagcaagaaaaaaatgctaacaTGCTGAAAGCTCTCCGGGAAGAGGGGATCTGTGCCGGGTttgggagctggggatggggagggaaggagcacaGTGACCTCCCGGGAGCCCCT is part of the Strix uralensis isolate ZFMK-TIS-50842 chromosome 7, bStrUra1, whole genome shotgun sequence genome and encodes:
- the SEMA4G gene encoding semaphorin-4G; translated protein: MSRGTAHLLMALFVAVAMGYPSRRSATDLDATPRTTVTFDELSGIRHFSGRTLNYSTLLLEDDRGILYVGARGAIFALNSSDVADGSHRTIHWEASPEKQMDCLQKGKNNKTECFNHVRFLQRLNSTHLYACGTYAFHPLCAAIDADRFMLPSHFEEGKEKCPYDPARGYTGLIVDGGLYTATRYEFRSLPDIRRNLHQRPLKTEESPLHWLNDAEFVASVLVQESKDSPVGDDDKIYYFFTERAGEETTSFFDKSQVARVARVARVCKSDVGGKKILQRKWTSFMKARLVCYIPYYEVLRSVCSLDGGSWASTVFYAAFTLSAQWRTMEASAVCRYSISAVQHAFEGPYMEYQDSARKWSRYDGAVPEPRPGSCITDRSRRKGYNSSQDLPNSVLDFVKLHPLMFEEVKPAGGEPLLVKKSVAYSRLAVDRVRALDGRSYDVLFMGTGDGWIHKAVVVGSSLHIVEEVQVFRDPQPVESLVISHAQRSLYVGAASGILQVPLASCARYASCYDCILARDPYCAWDGRACRATAAADSTGLVQDIQSGNEGCRSSSGRGSLPWKNRTVLQGDDVLLPCDQRSNLARAVWLLNGSEAPGAGQDRLRVGVDGLLVTDTLPRHSGEYRCYGEERGLRTLLAAYSLTVLPELPRGPTDAARPHAASQAAGDVKVAYVSAIVALVVLCAVLSTILLYVSCLERRKGKYVLGEPRPASVELQTVSANCLRKGRREEEEEEEELAYPDGCLRIIPGEAPTAATSPVKELPAAVPPLPPPPPLPAELTNGVGALPNVLRKMNGNSYMLLQQQEEPLASPLYSASFTEELSKILEKRKHTQLVEKLDESSV